One segment of Longimicrobiales bacterium DNA contains the following:
- a CDS encoding 4a-hydroxytetrahydrobiopterin dehydratase, translating into MTRRDKLDDTDVRSRLERLPGWTLDDGRLHRQLEFTDFVGAFGFMASVALVAERMNHHPDWSNTYRTVDIYLSSHDVGGLSERDFELAGRIDALYSHGS; encoded by the coding sequence ATGACGAGACGCGACAAACTGGATGACACGGATGTGCGCAGCCGGCTCGAGCGGCTGCCCGGCTGGACGCTGGATGACGGGCGGCTGCACCGCCAGTTGGAGTTCACTGACTTCGTGGGTGCGTTCGGCTTCATGGCGTCCGTCGCACTCGTTGCGGAGCGCATGAACCATCATCCGGACTGGAGTAACACCTACCGTACCGTGGACATTTATCTGTCCAGCCACGACGTGGGCGGCCTCTCCGAACGCGATTTCGAGCTGGCCGGGCGGATCGACGCGCTCTACTCACACGGCAGCTGA
- a CDS encoding thioesterase family protein, with product MQPAELAGFPVVITIPVAWGEMDAFGHVNNIVYFRWFESARIAYLDAIAFRGGDAGVGPILASTQCRFRRPLEYPDVVHVGARTTDVAEDRFTMEYRIVSDAAGGVAAEGSGVIVAYDYASAGKAALPAAVRARIGELEQVGSDREAE from the coding sequence ATGCAGCCTGCCGAGCTCGCGGGCTTTCCGGTCGTCATTACAATACCGGTCGCCTGGGGCGAGATGGACGCGTTCGGCCACGTGAACAACATCGTGTATTTCCGCTGGTTCGAGAGCGCGCGCATTGCCTACCTGGACGCGATCGCGTTCCGCGGCGGCGACGCCGGCGTCGGTCCGATTCTCGCCTCCACACAATGCCGGTTCCGGCGTCCGCTCGAGTATCCCGACGTCGTGCACGTCGGCGCGCGCACAACGGATGTAGCGGAGGACCGGTTCACGATGGAGTACCGCATCGTGAGCGACGCCGCTGGCGGCGTGGCGGCGGAGGGCAGTGGCGTCATTGTCGCGTACGACTACGCGAGCGCGGGCAAGGCGGCCCTGCCGGCGGCAGTGCGTGCACGGATCGGCGAATTGGAACAGGTGGGCAGCGACCGGGAGGCAGAATGA
- a CDS encoding alkaline phosphatase family protein yields the protein MKKLVWIGAVILVVVAGVVVFALIKGIRPGDAAELLAAGGTKPLRDPMRVARGTTRVLVFALDGVGVDELHSAARSGRAPHLAAALGREEGDGLYATGYSVPGVLTVLPSTTLAAWASVFTGEPPAYTGVPGNEFFVREQRRFYAPAPVTVPEATHVLATYADDLIGGVLAVPTLYERADVRAYVALSHIHRGADLLVVPDAAAISEIALGLVAGIVEDDDEPGSDKYSELDATSVETMLEAMREHGPADLQVIYFPGVDLYTHMAPHPIEDQRDYVSTVLDPAVGAVIGAYRDAGILDSTYIVFVSDHGHTPVIEDDRHALEAEGDDEPPAVLESAGFRMRPLSIDVPADDDFQAALAYQGAFAYIYLADRSICPQADTPCDWSRPPRLEEDVLPAVRAFDEANRTGARVPAMQGTLDLIFAREPRPPSEEALPFSVWDGNALVPVEEYLAAHPRPDLLELPERLRGLGAGPFGHRAGDILLLARSGSSRPIEDRFYFSGRYRSWHGSPDPQDSRIPIIVAREGMAGSDIRALVDGAIGGSATQLSIVPLIEALLAGR from the coding sequence ATGAAGAAGCTCGTCTGGATCGGCGCGGTCATCCTGGTGGTGGTGGCGGGAGTGGTGGTGTTCGCTCTCATCAAGGGAATCCGGCCCGGCGACGCCGCGGAGCTGCTCGCGGCCGGCGGCACGAAGCCGCTGCGCGATCCCATGCGCGTCGCACGCGGAACGACACGCGTCCTCGTGTTCGCACTGGACGGTGTGGGTGTCGACGAGCTGCACTCCGCAGCGCGCAGCGGTCGCGCCCCGCACCTGGCTGCCGCGCTCGGCCGGGAGGAGGGTGACGGCCTCTATGCGACGGGATACTCCGTGCCCGGGGTGCTCACCGTGCTGCCGTCCACGACGCTCGCCGCGTGGGCCTCCGTGTTCACAGGCGAGCCTCCCGCGTACACCGGCGTGCCCGGCAACGAGTTCTTCGTCCGTGAACAGCGCCGTTTCTACGCGCCGGCTCCCGTCACCGTGCCCGAGGCGACGCACGTGCTTGCGACCTACGCCGACGATCTGATCGGCGGTGTGCTGGCCGTTCCCACTCTCTACGAGCGAGCGGACGTGCGCGCATACGTCGCGCTGTCGCACATCCACCGTGGTGCGGACCTGCTTGTCGTTCCCGACGCAGCGGCGATCAGTGAGATCGCGCTCGGCCTGGTCGCGGGTATCGTCGAGGACGATGACGAGCCCGGCAGCGACAAGTACAGCGAGCTGGACGCGACATCCGTCGAGACGATGCTCGAGGCGATGCGGGAGCACGGTCCCGCGGACCTCCAGGTCATCTACTTCCCCGGCGTCGACCTCTACACGCACATGGCGCCGCACCCGATCGAGGACCAGCGCGACTACGTGTCCACCGTGCTCGACCCGGCCGTCGGCGCCGTCATCGGCGCGTATCGCGATGCGGGTATTCTGGACAGTACCTATATCGTGTTCGTATCCGACCATGGTCACACGCCCGTCATCGAGGACGACCGCCACGCGCTCGAAGCCGAAGGCGATGACGAGCCGCCCGCGGTGCTCGAGAGCGCCGGCTTCCGGATGCGGCCGCTCTCGATCGACGTGCCCGCCGATGACGATTTCCAGGCCGCCCTCGCATACCAGGGCGCCTTTGCCTACATCTACCTCGCCGACCGCTCGATCTGCCCGCAGGCCGACACGCCGTGCGACTGGTCGCGACCGCCACGCCTGGAGGAGGATGTGCTGCCCGCCGTCCGGGCGTTCGATGAGGCCAACCGAACCGGCGCGCGCGTGCCCGCCATGCAGGGAACGCTCGATCTCATCTTCGCCCGCGAGCCGCGGCCCCCCAGTGAAGAGGCACTGCCGTTCTCGGTGTGGGATGGCAATGCACTGGTACCGGTGGAGGAGTATCTCGCCGCTCACCCGCGCCCCGACCTGCTGGAACTACCCGAACGTCTCCGAGGCCTCGGCGCCGGTCCGTTCGGCCATCGTGCCGGCGACATCCTGCTGCTGGCACGGTCGGGGTCCTCGCGGCCGATCGAAGATCGATTCTATTTCTCCGGCCGATACCGCTCCTGGCATGGCAGCCCGGACCCGCAGGACAGTCGTATTCCCATCATCGTCGCGCGCGAGGGAATGGCCGGCAGCGACATACGCGCGCTGGTGGACGGCGCGATCGGGGGATCCGCGACCCAGTTGAGCATCGTGCCTCTCATCGAAGCGCTTCTGGCCGGGCGGTAG
- a CDS encoding ammonia-forming cytochrome c nitrite reductase subunit c552 — protein sequence MESSTGPREPRRGQVKWIVLAAVGGALLAVAGALLLTNIMERQTEAREPFYRVVALNDTITDPAVWGRNFPQQYDDYLRTVDQTRTKYGGSEALPVAPNPDDPRSWVAQSRIEEDPRLITMWSGYAFATDFREERGHAYMLDDQVYTERQQVAQQPGTCLHCHASVYVPYKRLGDGDLIAGFERANQMTYQEAYTHVEHPVACIDCHSPDDMELRVTRPGFMEGIQLLKRFQGDDDYDVNRDASRQEMRTYVCAQCHVEYYFRGPEKRLTYPWARSLHADSILAYYDSTGFRDWTHAVTGAPALKAQHPEFELYSQGTHARAGVACADCHMPYKRTGAMKISDHHVRSPLLNIAAACQTCHRVDQQELWERATTIQDRTFAMRNMAMDALMELIRDLGARVETDSTSQDVQLARDYQRKAQFLLDFIEAENSMGFHAPQEAARVLHKSVNYARMGQIALYGGRPAELDAGLAARVTADMPPQGEAAYRESEQVNRERLEEMRRQRGDTTGRSP from the coding sequence ATGGAGAGCAGCACAGGACCACGGGAGCCGCGACGCGGCCAGGTGAAATGGATCGTACTCGCGGCGGTCGGCGGGGCGCTGCTCGCCGTCGCCGGCGCGCTCCTGCTGACGAACATCATGGAGCGGCAGACGGAGGCGCGTGAGCCGTTCTACCGTGTCGTCGCTCTGAACGACACAATTACGGACCCGGCGGTCTGGGGTCGCAACTTCCCGCAGCAGTATGACGACTACCTGCGTACCGTGGACCAGACGCGCACGAAGTATGGCGGGAGCGAGGCGCTGCCGGTCGCGCCGAACCCCGACGACCCGCGCTCGTGGGTGGCGCAGTCACGGATCGAGGAGGACCCGCGGCTGATTACGATGTGGTCGGGGTATGCGTTCGCCACTGACTTCCGCGAGGAGCGCGGCCATGCGTACATGCTCGACGACCAGGTGTACACGGAGCGGCAGCAGGTCGCGCAGCAGCCGGGGACGTGTCTGCACTGCCATGCATCCGTGTACGTGCCGTACAAGCGGCTGGGCGATGGCGACCTGATCGCGGGCTTCGAGCGCGCGAACCAGATGACGTATCAGGAGGCATATACGCACGTCGAGCATCCGGTCGCGTGCATCGACTGCCACAGCCCGGACGACATGGAGCTGCGTGTGACGCGGCCCGGGTTCATGGAAGGGATCCAGCTGCTGAAACGGTTCCAGGGGGATGATGACTACGACGTGAACCGTGACGCATCGCGGCAGGAGATGCGCACGTACGTGTGCGCGCAGTGTCACGTGGAGTACTATTTCCGCGGGCCGGAGAAACGGCTGACGTACCCGTGGGCGAGGAGCCTGCACGCCGACAGTATTCTGGCGTACTACGACTCGACCGGCTTCCGCGACTGGACGCATGCCGTCACGGGTGCGCCCGCACTGAAGGCGCAGCATCCGGAGTTCGAGTTGTACAGCCAGGGCACGCACGCACGGGCCGGCGTGGCGTGTGCGGACTGCCACATGCCGTACAAGCGTACGGGCGCGATGAAGATCAGCGATCATCACGTGCGCAGCCCGCTCCTGAACATTGCCGCGGCATGTCAGACCTGTCATCGCGTGGATCAGCAGGAGCTGTGGGAACGGGCGACGACGATTCAGGACCGCACGTTCGCGATGCGCAACATGGCCATGGACGCGCTCATGGAGCTGATCCGTGATCTCGGCGCGCGCGTCGAGACGGACAGCACGAGCCAGGATGTTCAGCTGGCGCGGGACTACCAGCGGAAGGCGCAGTTCCTGCTGGATTTCATCGAGGCGGAGAACTCGATGGGCTTTCATGCGCCGCAGGAGGCTGCCCGTGTCCTGCACAAGTCGGTGAACTACGCGCGCATGGGTCAGATCGCGCTGTATGGCGGTCGGCCCGCGGAGCTGGACGCGGGCCTGGCCGCGCGCGTGACGGCGGATATGCCGCCGCAGGGCGAGGCGGCGTACCGCGAGTCGGAGCAGGTGAACCGGGAGCGACTCGAAGAGATGCGGCGGCAGCGAGGGGACACGACGGGCCGCTCGCCCTGA
- the nrfH gene encoding cytochrome c nitrite reductase small subunit, with amino-acid sequence MTPFRLALAASLAIGIAIGIGAYTFVYAKGASYLTNDPAACANCHIMEEHYSAWIKSSHGKVAVCNDCHTPKGLIPKYATKASNGFWHSFAFTTGDFPDPLRIKPHNHEITENACRKCHQQITEQIDIAASGEPLETDPHYEIGGDLIMCTRCHRYVGHWVR; translated from the coding sequence GTGACGCCGTTCCGTCTGGCACTGGCGGCTAGTCTGGCGATCGGCATTGCGATCGGCATTGGTGCATACACGTTCGTCTATGCGAAGGGCGCATCCTACCTGACGAACGATCCCGCCGCGTGCGCGAACTGCCACATCATGGAGGAGCACTATTCGGCGTGGATCAAGTCGAGTCACGGCAAGGTAGCCGTGTGCAACGACTGTCACACGCCGAAGGGTCTCATCCCGAAGTACGCGACGAAGGCCTCGAACGGATTCTGGCACTCGTTCGCATTCACGACGGGCGACTTTCCGGATCCGCTCCGCATCAAGCCGCACAATCACGAGATCACCGAGAACGCCTGCCGCAAGTGTCATCAGCAGATCACGGAGCAGATCGACATTGCTGCGTCCGGGGAGCCGCTGGAGACCGATCCGCATTACGAGATCGGCGGCGATCTGATAATGTGCACGCGCTGTCACAGGTACGTCGGCCACTGGGTTCGCTGA
- a CDS encoding alginate export family protein: MTRSLSFYIYAALLMSAAPLPVLAQAGDIRVLGEVRVRAEAEEPAAIDTGNVFSLLRARLGIEAVLAPRALLFVQVQDARTWGEEATTTDGSADQLDVHQAWLQYGSTVGDWEWAVRAGRQEINLGNERLVGAVGWSNTGRAFDAARLTLGPERASWNVSALAAIVQERGLRLTGTAGEDHLLLGAFVDAAPVELFALHDSDAAFRLWSDVDRTTAGARIVSPAAAALTASIEGAYQFGSQTGLFDDIIMPQDISAWLLAGRIGYATPFSILPRLGVGIDVLSGDDSPTDSEYGAFNTLYATNHKFYGYIDFFLDPAARTLDRGLIDGMASASVGLPGGLNLNLDGHAFWLHEELPVEIDRLIGWELDVTVPVQLGAGQQLQLGYSAFRNGPGGEFIGLGREREWSHWGYVQATFSFGGGAAPLR; the protein is encoded by the coding sequence ATGACACGTTCATTGTCGTTTTATATCTACGCCGCACTACTCATGTCTGCTGCACCGCTGCCGGTACTCGCGCAGGCCGGCGATATCCGTGTCCTGGGTGAAGTGCGCGTCCGCGCCGAGGCAGAGGAGCCTGCCGCGATCGACACCGGCAACGTCTTCTCACTTCTGCGTGCGCGTCTCGGCATCGAGGCCGTGCTCGCGCCGCGCGCCCTCCTGTTCGTGCAGGTGCAGGATGCGCGTACCTGGGGTGAGGAGGCCACCACTACCGACGGCAGCGCGGACCAGCTCGATGTGCATCAGGCGTGGCTCCAGTACGGCTCCACTGTCGGCGACTGGGAGTGGGCCGTGCGCGCGGGCCGGCAGGAAATCAATCTCGGTAATGAACGCCTGGTCGGTGCGGTCGGCTGGTCCAACACAGGGCGCGCATTCGATGCGGCCCGCCTCACGCTCGGCCCGGAACGGGCCTCGTGGAACGTATCCGCGCTCGCCGCGATCGTGCAGGAACGCGGCCTGCGCCTCACCGGCACCGCCGGCGAGGACCACCTCCTGCTCGGCGCGTTCGTCGATGCTGCACCGGTAGAGCTGTTCGCGCTCCACGACAGCGACGCCGCGTTCCGGTTGTGGAGTGATGTGGACCGCACCACTGCCGGCGCACGCATCGTGTCGCCCGCCGCGGCGGCGCTCACTGCATCGATCGAAGGTGCGTACCAGTTCGGCAGTCAGACCGGCCTGTTCGACGACATCATCATGCCGCAGGACATCAGTGCGTGGCTGCTCGCCGGTCGCATCGGCTACGCTACTCCATTCAGCATTCTCCCCCGGCTCGGCGTCGGCATCGACGTGCTTTCCGGCGACGACAGCCCGACGGACAGCGAGTACGGCGCGTTTAACACACTGTACGCAACCAATCACAAATTTTACGGCTACATCGATTTCTTTCTCGATCCGGCCGCGCGCACGCTGGATCGTGGCCTGATCGATGGTATGGCATCTGCGAGTGTGGGACTGCCGGGCGGACTGAATCTCAATCTCGACGGTCACGCATTCTGGCTGCACGAAGAACTGCCGGTGGAAATCGATCGCTTGATCGGGTGGGAGCTGGACGTTACTGTGCCCGTTCAGCTCGGTGCCGGACAGCAGCTGCAGCTCGGCTACAGTGCGTTCCGCAACGGGCCGGGCGGGGAGTTCATCGGGCTGGGAAGGGAGCGGGAGTGGTCACACTGGGGGTACGTGCAGGCGACGTTCTCATTTGGCGGAGGTGCTGCGCCACTGCGCTGA
- a CDS encoding MOSC N-terminal beta barrel domain-containing protein produces MRISELWVYPLKGAAGIPIREWPLDSFGLRHDRRWMVVDSDGVFVSQRSDARLGQVQPSVDQDELVLRSEAAGECRLAPANGAETIRVRVWHDEVDAVDCGEDAAAFMSAHLSRPTRVVYMPDSTLRPVAPAYAPAGGRVSFADAFPLLIIGSGSLVELNARLDEPIEMVRFRPNIVVSGTEPHEEDVWRRVRLGTVECDIVRPCARCVVPTIDPATGVGGREPTRTLAGYRKWDGHVWFGQNAIHRAPGTLRVGAAVDVLEIGQPDPPLML; encoded by the coding sequence TTGCGCATATCCGAGCTGTGGGTCTATCCGCTGAAGGGTGCGGCGGGCATTCCGATCCGGGAGTGGCCGCTGGATTCGTTCGGACTCCGGCACGACCGGCGCTGGATGGTCGTGGACTCTGACGGAGTGTTCGTGTCGCAGCGGAGCGATGCCCGGCTCGGTCAGGTACAGCCGTCAGTCGACCAGGATGAGCTGGTGCTGCGGTCGGAGGCTGCGGGTGAATGCCGTCTGGCGCCCGCGAACGGTGCTGAGACCATACGCGTGCGCGTGTGGCATGACGAGGTGGACGCGGTCGACTGCGGGGAGGACGCGGCTGCGTTCATGAGTGCACACCTGAGCCGCCCGACACGCGTCGTGTACATGCCGGATTCCACATTGCGCCCGGTTGCCCCCGCGTACGCTCCCGCCGGGGGGCGCGTCAGCTTCGCGGATGCATTTCCCCTGCTCATCATCGGCAGCGGGTCGCTGGTCGAGCTGAACGCGCGGCTGGACGAACCGATCGAGATGGTGCGGTTCCGGCCGAACATCGTCGTGAGCGGCACCGAGCCGCACGAGGAAGACGTGTGGCGGAGGGTCAGGCTCGGCACCGTGGAGTGCGACATCGTGCGGCCATGTGCGCGCTGCGTCGTGCCGACGATCGATCCGGCCACGGGTGTCGGCGGACGCGAGCCGACACGGACGCTCGCGGGCTACAGGAAATGGGACGGACACGTGTGGTTCGGCCAGAACGCCATCCATCGCGCCCCCGGCACACTGCGCGTCGGTGCCGCGGTCGACGTGCTCGAGATCGGTCAGCCGGATCCGCCATTGATGCTCTGA
- a CDS encoding PAS domain S-box protein: MEPLPHASQESDAGHAESGPAAGAAEPRLRAAFDQAFHFMAVLDPEGRVIDLNHAALEAAGITLEDAIDRPFHEGDWWPDEATRTRVREEVMRAAAGATVRLEVEIPGAAGHRATFDLTITPVVDDAGTTAWLVAEARDITEARWAERALRASEARFAGIIAIASDAIISVDENFQITLFNQGAEAIFGHRREDVLGQSLEMLLPERFRGMHAHHMRNFAAAPIASRRMGERQEIMGLRQDGSEFPAEASISKLDLFGSTLFTVVLRDITERKRVERGQRFLAQAGAILASSLDYETTLASVAALTVPELADWCVVYIREADGTVRRLEIAHANPELRPELAELLTYPLNPAGPHPVFTVLETAEPEIMRDVSDEFIESLSQDERHREIYRKLGLRSLMMVPLVARGQTRGAMGFLSATRHRYGADELAVAKDLALLAGMAVDNARLYGDAQAAVRARDDLLAVVSHDLGNPLSAIRIGTSLLLRSLPESELGSGGWQHLEFIRQSVLQMENLISDLLDVKRLEAGPIALELQTLQIAHVVRDVMEVFRPIAQGRSISLTMEVSANLPSIRADYKRLVQVLSNLVSNAVKFTEPGGSVTVSAQQAPGVMLLSVSDTGPGVPEESQPHVFDRFWQAKKGGRQGLGLGLAIARGIVDAHGGRIWLESTPGQGSTFLFAIPRRD; encoded by the coding sequence GTGGAGCCGCTGCCTCACGCCAGCCAGGAGTCCGACGCAGGGCACGCTGAGTCCGGTCCGGCGGCGGGTGCGGCCGAGCCGCGCCTGCGAGCTGCCTTCGATCAGGCCTTCCACTTCATGGCCGTCCTCGACCCGGAGGGACGGGTCATCGATCTGAATCATGCGGCGCTCGAAGCCGCCGGTATCACACTCGAAGACGCTATCGATCGACCGTTCCACGAGGGCGACTGGTGGCCGGATGAGGCTACGCGCACGCGCGTGCGCGAGGAGGTCATGCGCGCGGCGGCGGGCGCCACTGTACGGCTGGAAGTGGAGATCCCGGGTGCCGCGGGTCACAGAGCGACATTCGACCTGACGATCACACCGGTGGTCGATGACGCCGGGACTACTGCGTGGCTCGTCGCGGAAGCGCGTGACATCACGGAGGCGCGGTGGGCGGAGCGCGCGCTGCGCGCGAGCGAGGCGCGCTTCGCAGGCATCATCGCGATCGCGTCGGATGCCATCATCAGCGTGGACGAGAATTTCCAGATCACGCTGTTCAATCAGGGCGCGGAAGCGATCTTCGGCCACCGCCGTGAGGACGTGCTCGGCCAGTCGCTCGAGATGCTGCTGCCGGAACGCTTCCGTGGTATGCACGCGCATCACATGCGCAACTTCGCTGCAGCGCCCATTGCCTCGCGGCGGATGGGGGAGCGGCAGGAGATCATGGGGCTGAGGCAGGATGGCAGCGAGTTCCCTGCGGAAGCGTCGATATCGAAGCTGGACCTGTTCGGCTCCACCCTGTTCACGGTGGTGCTGCGCGACATCACGGAGCGCAAGCGCGTCGAGCGCGGACAGCGGTTCCTCGCCCAGGCGGGCGCCATCCTGGCATCATCACTCGACTACGAGACCACGCTCGCGAGTGTGGCCGCGCTCACCGTCCCCGAGCTGGCGGACTGGTGCGTGGTTTACATCCGGGAAGCGGACGGCACGGTGCGCCGCCTGGAGATCGCCCATGCGAATCCGGAGCTCCGCCCGGAGCTGGCGGAGCTGCTCACCTATCCGCTCAATCCCGCCGGGCCGCACCCCGTATTCACCGTGCTCGAGACGGCCGAGCCCGAGATCATGCGCGACGTGAGTGACGAGTTCATCGAGTCCCTGTCACAGGACGAGCGTCATCGCGAGATCTACCGGAAGCTGGGGCTGCGTTCGCTGATGATGGTTCCGCTCGTGGCCCGCGGCCAGACCCGCGGCGCCATGGGGTTCCTGTCGGCGACACGGCATCGGTATGGTGCCGACGAGCTGGCTGTCGCAAAGGACCTCGCCCTCCTCGCCGGGATGGCGGTCGACAACGCCCGACTGTACGGCGATGCGCAGGCGGCCGTGCGCGCCCGCGATGACCTGCTCGCGGTGGTATCCCACGACCTGGGCAACCCGCTGAGCGCCATCCGCATTGGAACATCGCTGCTGTTGCGCTCGCTGCCGGAATCCGAGCTCGGATCCGGCGGCTGGCAGCACCTCGAGTTCATACGCCAGTCCGTCCTGCAGATGGAGAATCTGATCAGCGACCTGCTCGACGTGAAGCGGCTGGAGGCCGGCCCGATCGCACTCGAGCTGCAGACCCTGCAGATCGCTCACGTGGTCAGGGACGTCATGGAGGTGTTCCGCCCGATCGCACAGGGCCGCTCCATCTCACTGACGATGGAGGTGTCCGCGAACCTGCCCTCCATCAGGGCGGACTACAAGCGCCTGGTGCAGGTGCTGTCCAATCTGGTCAGCAACGCCGTCAAGTTCACCGAGCCGGGCGGCAGTGTGACCGTGAGTGCGCAGCAGGCGCCGGGCGTGATGCTGCTGAGTGTGAGCGACACGGGGCCAGGCGTGCCCGAAGAGTCCCAGCCGCATGTGTTCGACCGCTTCTGGCAGGCGAAAAAAGGCGGGCGACAGGGACTGGGTCTCGGGCTGGCGATCGCGCGCGGCATCGTCGATGCCCACGGCGGCCGCATCTGGCTCGAGAGCACGCCCGGTCAGGGCAGCACGTTCCTGTTCGCGATTCCGAGGCGGGACTGA
- a CDS encoding response regulator transcription factor, translating to MPETIRILLTDDHLVLRAGLKALLEAERDFRVVGEASTGEEALEKAQQLHPDVVVMDLSMPGMGGLEATKKLTAETPCKVLVLTMHSEEEYLLPVLEAGGSGYVKKTSADEDLTNAIRTVARDEVFLYPNAAKLLLQGFRVKGEDDQPDPLAKLTDRERDVLAMTAEGFSSSEIGEKLFISPKTVDTYRSRIMEKLSLHHRSELVRFALNTGLLKARD from the coding sequence ATGCCTGAGACAATTCGCATTCTGCTGACGGACGACCACCTGGTCCTGCGCGCGGGTCTGAAGGCTCTGCTGGAGGCGGAGCGTGATTTCCGCGTGGTGGGCGAGGCCTCGACCGGTGAGGAGGCGCTGGAGAAGGCGCAGCAGCTGCACCCGGACGTGGTGGTCATGGACCTGTCGATGCCGGGCATGGGCGGGCTGGAGGCCACGAAGAAGCTGACCGCGGAGACGCCATGCAAGGTGCTCGTCCTCACGATGCACAGTGAGGAGGAGTACCTGCTGCCCGTCCTGGAAGCGGGCGGCAGCGGTTATGTGAAGAAGACGAGCGCGGACGAGGACCTGACGAACGCGATCCGGACGGTCGCGCGCGACGAGGTGTTCCTCTATCCGAACGCCGCGAAGCTGCTGCTTCAGGGGTTCCGGGTGAAAGGCGAGGATGACCAGCCGGACCCGCTCGCGAAACTGACGGATCGCGAGCGCGATGTACTCGCCATGACGGCGGAAGGCTTCAGCTCGAGCGAGATCGGCGAGAAGCTGTTCATCTCGCCGAAGACGGTCGACACGTATCGCTCCCGCATCATGGAAAAGCTCTCGCTGCATCACCGCTCCGAGCTGGTCCGGTTCGCACTGAACACCGGACTGCTGAAGGCGCGCGACTGA
- a CDS encoding sensor histidine kinase: MPRIARDTPLDTNLSNGRPTKAGSTSDDAAPPESGRGVVRTLLRVPLFYKILIANAVILALVTIGSVLIADAAAENENASFALLLGAGLVLSVISNAVILRLALSPLKQLEGTARRVQDGDLTARVEVSELADRDLERLAGTFNMMLDSADAYRTRLREVAARALTAQEEERRRIAQELHDGIAQTLTALRVRLRVARAAEAEDRAQALERISRDIGAATEEIRRIAQGLRPPALDMLGLSPAIESYARNVAETTGMTIVTDIAATDGVLSPDAELAVYRIVQEALSNVARHSTAPSARVDLEVTRNTVQVVVSDTGRGFSVVEEMSRGGLGLFGMQERGAYLGGTVEIESNPGAGTRIRVTIPTVETARYA; the protein is encoded by the coding sequence TTGCCACGCATCGCACGGGACACGCCCCTGGACACGAACCTCAGCAACGGACGCCCGACGAAAGCCGGGAGCACGTCGGACGACGCAGCGCCACCGGAGTCCGGCCGCGGCGTCGTCCGCACACTCCTGCGGGTGCCGCTGTTCTACAAGATCCTCATCGCGAACGCGGTGATTCTCGCGCTTGTCACGATTGGCAGCGTGCTCATAGCAGACGCGGCCGCCGAGAACGAGAACGCGAGCTTCGCGCTGCTGCTGGGTGCGGGCCTGGTGCTGAGCGTGATCAGCAATGCGGTCATCCTGCGCCTGGCGCTGAGCCCGCTGAAGCAGCTGGAGGGCACCGCTCGCCGGGTTCAGGACGGTGACCTAACCGCGCGGGTCGAGGTGTCAGAGCTGGCCGATCGGGATCTCGAGCGTCTGGCCGGCACGTTCAACATGATGCTGGACAGCGCCGACGCATACCGCACGCGGCTGCGCGAGGTGGCTGCGCGGGCGCTCACCGCGCAGGAGGAGGAGCGCCGGCGCATCGCGCAGGAGCTGCATGACGGCATTGCCCAGACGCTGACGGCTCTGCGTGTCCGGCTTCGCGTGGCGCGCGCCGCGGAGGCCGAGGACAGAGCGCAGGCACTTGAACGCATCAGCCGGGATATCGGCGCGGCCACGGAGGAAATCCGGCGGATCGCGCAGGGGCTGCGGCCGCCGGCGCTTGACATGCTGGGCCTGTCACCGGCAATTGAGTCGTACGCGCGCAACGTCGCGGAGACGACCGGGATGACGATCGTCACGGATATCGCCGCCACGGACGGCGTCCTCTCGCCGGACGCAGAGCTGGCGGTGTATCGTATCGTACAGGAAGCGCTCTCCAACGTGGCCCGTCACTCGACGGCGCCCTCTGCCCGCGTGGACCTGGAAGTGACGCGCAATACGGTGCAGGTGGTGGTGAGCGACACCGGTCGCGGCTTCTCCGTGGTGGAGGAGATGTCGCGCGGAGGGCTCGGCCTGTTCGGGATGCAGGAGCGTGGTGCGTACCTCGGCGGAACCGTCGAGATCGAGAGCAACCCCGGCGCTGGCACGCGGATCCGGGTGACCATCCCCACAGTGGAGACGGCGCGGTATGCCTGA